The DNA segment TGTGGGGCATGCCGCGCGCCGGCCTGTACCTGCTGGCGATGCTGCAAGCGGCTTACAACTGCGCGACCGCCAGCCGCCGCCAGTTGCACCTGGGGTTGTTGACCTCGCTGGCCTTGGTGCTGTTTGCCGCTTCCCACTACCGGGCGGACTGGACCATGTTGTTTTATATCCTGCCGTATCTGATGGCCGCCGTGTTTACCTTGGTTGCCAGCCAGATTGGTCAGCGTAGCGACGACCTGCGCCTGACCGGCCTGGCGCGGACATCGAGCAGCCAGGGGCAGGGCGCCGCCAGCTTGGCCGCCACGCTGAGCATCTTGTTGCTCGGCGGCGGCTTGTACCTGTTGACCCCGCAAGTCAGTTGGCTTTATCTGGAATCGCGCTTCGGCCAGGATATTCCGCACGCGCCGGGCGGCAAGCTGGAACAGGCGGAGTCCGGCGGGCAGACCGGTTCCTCCGCAACTAAAAGCCAGGGCGGGACCGCCGAAAACGGAACCGGTGGCGGCCAAGGTTTGCAATGGCCGGGCATGCACTGGCCCGGTCCGCAGGAAATGCGCGCCGCGGCCCAGCGGCCGCATATGCCGCAATGGCAAAAATCGGCGATCGAGCAACTGGCCGGATTCAGCGAAACGCTAGAGCCGGCGGTATTGCTCGTCTTCGATTGGTGGCGCTGGCTGCGGCAATGGCTGCGCGAACATTGGCTGGATTTGATGTTCGCGTTGCTGGGATTGATTCTGCTGGCCGTGATACTGGCTTTCCGCAATCTGCTGCGGGAGACGCCTTGGGCGATCTGGCTGGCAAGCCGTTGGGATTATTGGTATCTGGGCCGCTGCGGACGCCACGCCGGGGGCGAGTCCGGCGCTTGCCAATACTACCGGGCGATGGAACGTTTGTTTGCGCTCGGCGAATTGCCCAGATCGCGCTTCAGCAACACGCGCGAATATCTGGCGCAGATCAACCGGCTGCAGCGTCGGCAGGTCCAGCGTCACGCTCAGGAGCTGACGCACTTGTTCGAAGCGGCCCGCTACGGGGCCGGCGCCGCCGACCCGGCGCACTTGCAACGCATGCGGCGGATTTATCTGGAAATGTATCGCGAATCGATTTGAAACGCTCGCGTCGGGCGCGTACCCGGCGCCGACATGAGCCTATTTCTCGGCTTGCCGTTCGGGCGCGGCTCAAGGCGCGAACTGCGCCTTCAATGCCAGTATTTCCGGCATGATAGCCATGAACAGTTCCAGCAAATGCGGGTCGAAATGGCTGCCTGCGCCGCTACGCATCGTTTCCAGGACCGTTTCCTGCGGCCAGGCTGGTTTGTAAGGCCGTTTGCTGCTCAAGGCATCGAACACGTCGGCAATTGCGACGATGCGGGCCGATTCGGGGATGGCTGCACCGGCCAAGCCGGCCGGATATCCGGCGCCGTCCCAGCGTTCGTGGTGGGAATGGGCGATTTCGGCGGCCATTTTGAATACCGGATTGTCGGTCTTGCTCAGAATGTCGTAGCCGATTTGCGAATGCGTTTTCATGATGTCCCAATCGCGGCCGGCCAAACCGGATTGCGCCTTCAAGATCGCGTGCGGAATGCCAATCTTGCCGGTGTCGTGGGTCGGGGCGGCCAGCTTGATCATTTCCACTTGCGCCGGGCTCCAGCCGGCAGCACGGGCCAGCGCCGCCGAATAGGCCGCCATCCGCCAAATGTGGTCGCCGGTGTAAGGGTCGTTGTAATGGCCGGCGGCGCCCAGCATTTCGATCGCGGCGCGGGCCAAGTCATCCAGTTCCTCGACCCGGACCAGCGACAGGTGGGTTTGGACCCGACGCAGCACGATCGGGCCGGAAACCGGCTTTTGAATGTAATCCACCGCACCCACGTCGAAACCGTAGGCCTCGTTTTCGGTTTCACCCATCGCCGTGACGAAAATGACCGGAATCTTCGCGGTGCCGGCGTCCGCTTTCAAGTGGATGCAGACCTGGTAACCGTCCATGTCCGGCATCATGATGTCCAGCAGAATCAGGTCCGGCCGGTGGTCGCGCGCTGCGGCCAGCGCTTTTTCGCCGTTGATGGCGAAAATCAGCTCGTAGCGGTCTTTCAGGATTTGCTGCAACACCTTCAGATTGTTCGGTTCGTCGTCGACCAGCAGCAGTTTGTAACTGTCTTTCATGCTTGCTCTCCTTCTGCGGCACCGGCGAGTTTGGCCTGCAACCGTCCGACCGCTGCCTTGGCGCCGTCGAAATCGAAGCTGTCCAATTCGTAGCGGATGGCTTGCAATTCGGTTGCTGTCAGGTAAGGCGCCAGCTCCTGCAACACCGGCTCGACTTTTTCCGGATTCAACGTATCCAGGTTCCGCAGCAATTGTTGCAACAGATCGGCGATGTGCGCGGCGTCGAAGGCTTCCGCGCTGGCCACCGGCTGTTTTTCCGGCAATTCAAGCCGGCGGACTGCCGCGGCGGCTTGGTCGAGTGCACTGCGCAAACGGTCGATTTGGGCTGCGGCCAGCGCCGGTGTGCCGTTCTTCAGTTCGGCATCGATGTTGGCGGCCAAGGCTGCGATGTCGACCAATGCCAGATTGCCGGCCACGCCTTTCAGGGCGTGTGCGCTGCGCTTGGCGGCTTCAATGTCGCCGTTTGCCAGACTGAGCTGAATGTTGTCGGCGTCGGCAGCGTGTTGCGCAGCGAAATTAAGCAGGGCGTCGGCGTAAATCAAAGGGTCCAGCCAATTGCTCAAGCCTTTCCGGTAGTCGGCAACGTCGGCCAGCGGTGCGAAATCGACGGCGGTTTCGTTGGTGGGCGCGGGCGCTCCGCCGTTATTGGCAATGCCGAAACCGGGCGGCGTCAGATTTTCCATCTGCGCCAGCAGTTCGTCGATGTCGATCGGTTTGCCGACAATCGCGTCGATCCCGGCCGCCAGCGACTCCCGGCGTTCATGACTGAGGACGCTGGCGGTCAGCGCCAAAATCGGAATCCGGCGCAGGCT comes from the Methylomonas sp. EFPC3 genome and includes:
- a CDS encoding HD domain-containing phosphohydrolase, with translation MKDSYKLLLVDDEPNNLKVLQQILKDRYELIFAINGEKALAAARDHRPDLILLDIMMPDMDGYQVCIHLKADAGTAKIPVIFVTAMGETENEAYGFDVGAVDYIQKPVSGPIVLRRVQTHLSLVRVEELDDLARAAIEMLGAAGHYNDPYTGDHIWRMAAYSAALARAAGWSPAQVEMIKLAAPTHDTGKIGIPHAILKAQSGLAGRDWDIMKTHSQIGYDILSKTDNPVFKMAAEIAHSHHERWDGAGYPAGLAGAAIPESARIVAIADVFDALSSKRPYKPAWPQETVLETMRSGAGSHFDPHLLELFMAIMPEILALKAQFAP
- a CDS encoding DUF4129 domain-containing protein encodes the protein MNETKLAGSLYAGLFAAQLLALACNAYLDIGYGSFGREMLFWTVVCGGSLAVGWRQAGKAGGWGGIAQKFVLFFGLVLFVFAFLPLWGMPRAGLYLLAMLQAAYNCATASRRQLHLGLLTSLALVLFAASHYRADWTMLFYILPYLMAAVFTLVASQIGQRSDDLRLTGLARTSSSQGQGAASLAATLSILLLGGGLYLLTPQVSWLYLESRFGQDIPHAPGGKLEQAESGGQTGSSATKSQGGTAENGTGGGQGLQWPGMHWPGPQEMRAAAQRPHMPQWQKSAIEQLAGFSETLEPAVLLVFDWWRWLRQWLREHWLDLMFALLGLILLAVILAFRNLLRETPWAIWLASRWDYWYLGRCGRHAGGESGACQYYRAMERLFALGELPRSRFSNTREYLAQINRLQRRQVQRHAQELTHLFEAARYGAGAADPAHLQRMRRIYLEMYRESI